A DNA window from Zingiber officinale cultivar Zhangliang chromosome 3A, Zo_v1.1, whole genome shotgun sequence contains the following coding sequences:
- the LOC122052472 gene encoding nuclear transcription factor Y subunit A-7-like → MSSSGQSLSDNSETDEQQVQAQSENQHQPYATACFQSGVATPLIGYMMPSGQLEAGQTMSPAAYPYVDPFYGGIFAAYAGQQVIQPQLIGVHHPGVPLQTDAVEEPVYVNAKQYHGILRRRHSRAKAESENKLAKIRKPYLHESRHLHALRRTRGCGGRFLNSKSEANHQSESEGNQPKELASDNNPQQDAPPASDHFDHIQDLAKAAESEK, encoded by the exons ATGAGTTCTTCGGGTCAAAGCTTGTCAG ATAATAGTGAAACTGATGAGCAGCAGGTGCAGGCACAATCTGAAAACCAACATCAGCCTTATGCTACTGCATGCTTCCAATCTGGTGTGGCAACACCCTTGATTGGATACATGATGCCCAGTGGTCAACTTGAAGCAGGGCAAACTATG TCTCCAGCAGCTTACCCGTATGTGGATCCCTTCTACGGGGGAATATTTGCAGCCTATGCTGGACAGCAAGTG ATCCAACCACAACTGATTGGGGTGCATCATCCTGGTGTGCCTTTGCAAACTGATGCTGTTGAAGAACCTGTTTATGTCAATGCAAAGCAATATCATGGTATCTTAAGGCGTCGTCATTCTCGAGCAAAAGCAGAATCagaaaataaattagctaaaattCGTAAG CCTTACCTTCATGAGTCACGCCACTTGCATGCTTTAAGAAGAACAAGAGGATGTGGAGGTAGATTCCTGAATTCCAAGTCTGAAGCAAACCATCAGAGCGAGTCAGAGGGGAATCAACCAAAGGAACTTGCTTCAGATAACAATCCCCAACAAGATGCTCCTCCAGCTTCTGACCATTTTGATCACATACAAGACCTTGCTAAAGCTGCAGAGTCTGAAAAATAG